From Glycine soja cultivar W05 chromosome 4, ASM419377v2, whole genome shotgun sequence, the proteins below share one genomic window:
- the LOC114409959 gene encoding heavy metal-associated isoprenylated plant protein 7-like, producing the protein MGEEEKKPEEPMAKEKNPEEEATQEKKPEQESKEEVAAAAAAPPPPPPPPEIVLKVFMHCEGCARKVRRSLKGFPGVDDVVTDCKSHKVVVKGEKADPLKVLERIQRKSHRQVELLSPIPKPQEEKKVQEEEKPKPNPEEKKEEPQIVTVLKVHMHCEACSQEIKRRIQRMKGVESAEPDLKNSQVSVKGVYDPAKLVEYVYKRTGKHAVIVKQEPEKKEKVEEAKEEKKEEEKKSGGEGEENKEKKEEEAKVEEATTPATTEDTNKVVPEVKINEYFYNPPRYGMEVYAYPAHPAYFHSYPPQMFSDENPNACTVM; encoded by the exons ATGGGAGAG GAGGAAAAGAAACCAGAGGAACCCATGGCAAAGGAGAAAAACCCAGAGGAAGAAGCAACCCAAGAGAAAAAACCGGAGCAAGAGTCCAAAGAGGaagttgctgctgctgctgctgctccGCCACCGCCACCGCCACCGCCCGAGATTGTGCTCAAAGTGTTCATGCATTGCGAGGGTTGCGCCCGCAAGGTTCGTCGCTCCCTCAAAGGATTCCCAG GTGTCGACGATGTTGTCACCGATTGCAAATCTCACAAGGTGGTCGTTAAGGGAGAGAAAGCGGATCCGCTCAAGGTTTTGGAGAGAATACAGAGGAAGAGTCACAGACAGGTCGAGCTTCTTTCTCCGATCCCGAAACCTCAAGAGGAGAAGAAGGTCCAAGAGGAAGAGAAGCCCAAGCCCAACCccgaagagaagaaagaagag CCTCAGATTGTGACGGTTCTGAAAGTTCACATGCATTGCGAAGCTTGCTCTCAGGAAATCAAGAGACGCATACAGAGAATGAAGG GAGTGGAATCAGCAGAACCCGATCTGAAGAACTCACAAGTGAGCGTGAAGGGGGTGTACGATCCAGCAAAGTTGGTTGAGTACGTTTACAAGAGAACCGGGAAGCACGCAGTGATAGTGAAGCAAGAgccagaaaagaaagagaaagtggaggaagcaaaagaggagaagaaagaggaagagaagaagagtggtggtgaaggagaagaaaacaaagagaagaaggaagaagaagccaaagTAGAGGAAGCAACAACACCAGCAACTACTGAAGACACCAACAAGGTTGTTCCAGAGGTTAAGATTAATGAATACTTCTATAACCCACCAAGGTATGGCATGGAGGTGTATGCATATCCTGCACACCCTGCGTATTTCCATTCCTACCCTCCCCAGATGTTCAGCGATGAGAACCCAAATGCCTGCACTGTCATGTAG